A window from Pseudomonadota bacterium encodes these proteins:
- the tuf gene encoding elongation factor Tu (EF-Tu; promotes GTP-dependent binding of aminoacyl-tRNA to the A-site of ribosomes during protein biosynthesis; when the tRNA anticodon matches the mRNA codon, GTP hydrolysis results; the inactive EF-Tu-GDP leaves the ribosome and release of GDP is promoted by elongation factor Ts; many prokaryotes have two copies of the gene encoding EF-Tu) — protein sequence MPGDNVTIVGNLITPIAMEEGLRFAIREGGRTVGAGVVSEVIE from the coding sequence TAATGCCCGGAGATAATGTGACCATAGTGGGTAACCTGATTACACCTATCGCCATGGAAGAAGGTTTGCGTTTTGCGATTCGTGAAGGCGGTCGGACGGTTGGTGCCGGGGTCGTCAGCGAAGTTATTGAATAA